One Halovivax ruber XH-70 genomic region harbors:
- a CDS encoding double zinc ribbon domain-containing protein produces MGKITFRADDDLVDELESFDTSKSEVMREALRSYLGRSPPPGPRSGSSPNADVAETGGNDPSSLDAMLESRIDDAVADRLGRSDSTDVTLRILVDSEREVESTAASTERLYTESETSSDTIGSFDDPDDAGTHQERDCSQCGMAVEAAHVYCPNCGEQLTGRVFCECGSEVRSDWAFCPSCGRRTPAADVLDSV; encoded by the coding sequence ATGGGGAAAATAACGTTTCGCGCGGACGACGACCTCGTCGACGAGCTCGAGTCGTTCGACACCTCGAAGAGCGAGGTCATGCGCGAGGCGTTGCGATCCTACCTGGGCCGGTCACCGCCACCGGGGCCGCGGTCGGGGTCGTCCCCGAACGCGGATGTCGCCGAGACCGGTGGCAACGACCCGTCGTCTCTGGATGCGATGCTGGAATCGCGTATCGACGACGCCGTCGCCGACCGCCTCGGGCGATCCGATTCGACCGACGTCACACTTCGGATTCTGGTCGATTCCGAGCGCGAGGTGGAATCGACGGCTGCGTCGACCGAGCGGCTGTACACCGAGTCGGAGACGTCGTCGGACACCATCGGGAGCTTCGACGATCCCGACGACGCCGGGACGCACCAGGAACGAGACTGTTCGCAGTGTGGAATGGCAGTCGAAGCAGCGCACGTGTACTGTCCCAACTGTGGCGAGCAACTGACTGGCCGGGTGTTCTGTGAGTGTGGCTCGGAGGTTCGATCCGACTGGGCGTTCTGTCCCTCGTGCGGTCGTCGAACGCCGGCTGCGGACGTTCTCGACTCGGTCTGA
- a CDS encoding type II toxin-antitoxin system HicA family toxin, with protein MVRTTFSGREVVTVLRSFEYQPVSRRGSHVRLRYEHPETDEVRLVDVPQHDEIAIGTLRSIAEQCGADDFYEWCRWIDEHR; from the coding sequence ATGGTCAGAACAACGTTTTCCGGTCGAGAGGTCGTTACAGTCCTGCGATCGTTCGAATATCAGCCCGTCTCACGCCGCGGGAGTCACGTCCGTCTCCGGTACGAACATCCTGAAACGGACGAAGTACGCCTCGTCGACGTGCCCCAGCACGACGAGATCGCAATCGGAACGCTCCGATCGATCGCCGAGCAATGCGGTGCCGACGACTTTTACGAGTGGTGCCGGTGGATCGACGAACATCGGTGA
- a CDS encoding type II toxin-antitoxin system HicB family antitoxin, translated as MSSTTRPNGAEGVEFYYESDGTVTAKDLETGLARGGDTRADALAQLAEVIKLHEGEGEPIDDPDEFLRDELNIDPDDLEEVSREDYPAFMQ; from the coding sequence ATGTCGAGCACAACCCGGCCGAACGGCGCCGAAGGCGTCGAATTCTACTACGAGTCCGACGGCACGGTCACCGCCAAGGATCTCGAAACCGGCCTGGCCCGCGGTGGTGACACACGCGCCGACGCACTCGCGCAGCTCGCCGAAGTGATCAAACTTCACGAGGGAGAGGGTGAGCCAATCGACGACCCCGACGAGTTCCTCCGCGACGAACTCAATATCGATCCCGACGACCTCGAGGAGGTCAGTCGCGAAGACTACCCCGCGTTCATGCAGTGA
- a CDS encoding HTTM domain-containing protein yields the protein MNRANTSRPFRRRLSGALDAFGGAVATRFAIDLRGLAAFRMALGALLLLDLALRSRHLRAFYTDDGVLPRRALFSDYTDVYSVHALSGEPWAITLLFLVAGAFALALLVGYRTRLATVASWLLLLSLHNRNPMVLNGGDSLFALLLFWSIFLPLGARWSVDAIRKGSARADDDTSISSIATMALLLQVVLMYVTNAIHKTRSELWMDGEAVAYIMQADQFSAFLGNHLADFTGLLQAMTVVWVGLLLAAPLLLVLTGWPRALLATLFVGMHLGMAASMQLGIFPVVVVTALLPFYQSVVWDRVSTVATWTGVAPTLERWGDRFHRATPTLPSLPGDAHLNASSIDTHLPDRADLQAGLTHGRTLFSTILPWFFLVLVVLSNAQAVDYTEVPDPAEEILDTAELDQSWQMFAPDPLYTTSWYAVPGELEDGTAVDVMYDRAVSLDRPPNVDETYPSARWRKYLGNVYGATNENHRSYLANHLCESWNRSHETDVETITIERLYERTNPFTGPEASGDITLIEYDCGGEFIQ from the coding sequence ATGAATCGAGCGAACACCTCCAGACCGTTTCGTCGCCGGCTTTCCGGCGCCCTCGACGCCTTTGGTGGGGCGGTCGCGACCCGATTCGCGATCGATCTCCGGGGGCTCGCCGCCTTTCGGATGGCCCTCGGCGCACTGCTCCTCCTCGATCTGGCACTGCGATCACGACACCTCCGCGCGTTCTACACCGACGACGGCGTGCTTCCACGCCGGGCGCTCTTTTCGGACTACACGGACGTGTACTCCGTACACGCCCTCTCGGGCGAGCCGTGGGCGATCACGCTCCTGTTCCTGGTCGCCGGCGCGTTCGCCCTCGCGCTGCTCGTCGGCTACCGGACGCGACTGGCGACGGTCGCGTCGTGGCTCCTGTTGCTCTCGCTGCACAACCGTAACCCGATGGTCCTGAACGGCGGGGACAGCCTCTTCGCGCTGTTGCTCTTCTGGTCGATCTTCCTGCCGCTGGGTGCCCGGTGGTCGGTCGACGCGATCAGGAAGGGATCGGCGAGGGCCGACGACGACACGTCGATTTCGTCGATCGCGACGATGGCGCTGCTGTTGCAGGTCGTGTTGATGTACGTGACGAACGCGATCCACAAGACGCGAAGTGAACTGTGGATGGACGGCGAGGCGGTTGCGTACATCATGCAGGCCGACCAGTTCAGTGCGTTTTTGGGGAACCACCTCGCCGACTTCACGGGACTCCTGCAGGCGATGACCGTCGTCTGGGTGGGGCTCCTGCTCGCGGCACCACTGCTGCTCGTACTCACCGGATGGCCGAGGGCACTGCTCGCGACGCTGTTCGTCGGGATGCACCTCGGAATGGCCGCGTCCATGCAACTGGGCATCTTCCCCGTCGTGGTGGTCACGGCGTTGCTCCCGTTCTACCAGTCGGTCGTCTGGGACCGGGTGAGCACCGTCGCCACATGGACGGGCGTGGCTCCAACCCTCGAACGCTGGGGTGACCGCTTCCACCGGGCGACGCCGACACTGCCCTCCCTCCCCGGCGACGCTCACCTCAACGCTTCGTCGATCGACACCCACCTCCCAGACAGAGCCGACCTGCAGGCGGGGCTCACCCACGGACGGACACTGTTTTCGACGATCCTGCCGTGGTTCTTCCTCGTCCTCGTCGTCCTCTCGAACGCCCAGGCTGTCGACTACACGGAGGTTCCCGATCCGGCCGAAGAGATTCTCGACACGGCGGAGCTCGACCAATCCTGGCAGATGTTCGCCCCGGACCCGCTGTACACGACCAGCTGGTACGCGGTCCCGGGCGAACTCGAAGACGGGACGGCCGTCGACGTGATGTACGACAGGGCAGTCTCGCTCGACCGGCCGCCGAACGTCGACGAGACGTATCCGAGCGCACGCTGGCGAAAGTACCTCGGGAACGTCTACGGAGCCACCAACGAGAACCACCGGTCGTACCTCGCGAATCACCTGTGCGAGTCGTGGAACCGTTCACACGAGACGGACGTCGAGACCATCACGATCGAGCGGTTATACGAACGGACGAACCCGTTTACCGGCCCGGAGGCGTCCGGTGACATCACGCTCATCGAGTACGACTGCGGTGGCGAGTTTATCCAGTGA
- a CDS encoding helix-turn-helix domain-containing protein, which translates to MSVLAEFTVPADDFVLAETLAAAPEMTIEIKRVAAGKTHVTPYFWASGGNFRVFDDALRDDEMVLEVLTLEEHDDTDQLAQDVEERFYRVVWEADVPNLIQGVAAVKATVLDAVTSETGREWEVKVLFPDESALSTFNEYSLEHDLTYEARRLYRPEKPADTAEFDVTDAQQEALEAAYHGGYFAIPRDQTLTELADSLNISRNALSARLRRGHRNLLEQTIIHDGSGDT; encoded by the coding sequence ATGAGTGTCCTCGCCGAGTTTACGGTGCCAGCGGACGACTTCGTGCTGGCGGAGACGCTGGCGGCGGCGCCGGAGATGACCATCGAGATCAAGCGAGTCGCAGCCGGAAAGACGCACGTAACGCCGTACTTCTGGGCCTCTGGCGGCAACTTTCGCGTGTTCGACGACGCGCTTCGCGACGACGAGATGGTGCTCGAAGTGTTGACGCTCGAAGAACACGACGACACGGACCAGCTGGCTCAGGACGTCGAAGAGCGCTTCTACCGCGTCGTCTGGGAGGCCGACGTGCCGAACCTCATTCAGGGTGTCGCAGCCGTCAAAGCGACGGTGCTAGACGCCGTGACGAGCGAAACCGGTCGCGAGTGGGAGGTGAAGGTGCTGTTTCCCGACGAGTCGGCGCTCTCGACGTTCAACGAGTACAGTCTCGAACACGATCTCACGTACGAGGCGCGGCGGCTCTACCGACCGGAGAAGCCGGCCGATACGGCCGAGTTCGACGTGACCGATGCACAGCAGGAAGCGCTGGAGGCTGCCTATCACGGCGGGTACTTCGCTATTCCGCGCGATCAGACGCTGACGGAGCTGGCGGACTCGCTCAATATCTCCCGGAACGCACTCTCGGCGCGGCTCCGTCGGGGCCACCGGAACCTCCTCGAACAAACGATCATCCACGACGGATCGGGGGACACATAA
- a CDS encoding HalOD1 output domain-containing protein translates to MSGERSDTPPADRSVTTGTTTATVASASRPTSLRVVDAVADERGVEPMGLDPLYEAIDPDSLDSLFPPAPERPEATSRSIAFTFAGYQVTIDGAGAIDVTELDDRERVADPDIDSVDETTHSTD, encoded by the coding sequence GTGAGTGGTGAGCGGTCCGATACGCCGCCTGCAGATCGGAGTGTGACGACCGGCACGACGACAGCGACAGTGGCGAGTGCAAGCCGACCGACGAGCCTGCGTGTCGTCGACGCAGTCGCCGACGAGCGAGGGGTCGAACCGATGGGTCTCGATCCGCTCTACGAGGCGATCGATCCGGACAGCCTCGATTCCCTGTTCCCGCCAGCGCCCGAGCGACCGGAAGCGACCAGCCGCTCCATCGCGTTCACCTTCGCCGGCTATCAGGTTACCATCGACGGAGCCGGCGCGATCGACGTGACGGAACTCGACGACCGAGAGCGAGTTGCTGACCCGGACATCGACAGCGTCGACGAGACGACCCATTCGACCGACTGA
- a CDS encoding ABC transporter ATP-binding protein yields the protein MNRTPTQSTTAGPHEPGDPPAVQLDGVTHEYTAGSRLRSTGREPVRALADVSLSIASGEVVGIRGPSGSGKSTVLHAIAGLLVPTDGSVALFGTDLTDCSGRKRLRLRRQHVGIVFQHFHLLPSLSARANVALPLVQLGQSKATRRRRATALLERVGLGDRLTHRPGELSGGERQRVAIARSLSTDPDVIVADEPTGELDTATSESVLDVLTSVADDRAVVMASHDPTTLAWTDRTITLCDGSIVDETDQDEPRRARPAIGASGGDDP from the coding sequence ATCAACCGTACACCTACACAGTCGACGACGGCGGGGCCACACGAGCCGGGCGATCCACCGGCCGTACAGCTGGACGGGGTGACACACGAGTACACGGCTGGCAGCCGGTTGCGATCGACCGGGCGCGAGCCGGTTCGTGCGCTCGCCGACGTCTCGCTGTCGATCGCGTCCGGGGAAGTCGTCGGTATTCGGGGACCGAGCGGGAGCGGGAAGTCGACCGTCCTCCACGCGATCGCGGGGCTGCTCGTCCCGACGGACGGGTCCGTTGCGCTCTTCGGGACCGACCTCACCGACTGTTCCGGTCGAAAGCGACTGCGACTCCGCCGACAACACGTCGGAATCGTCTTCCAGCACTTCCACCTCCTGCCGTCGCTCAGTGCTCGCGCGAACGTCGCCTTGCCGCTCGTGCAACTCGGCCAGTCGAAGGCGACGCGTCGGAGACGGGCGACTGCGTTGCTAGAGCGCGTCGGCCTGGGAGATCGGCTCACGCACCGGCCGGGGGAGTTGAGCGGCGGCGAACGCCAGCGTGTCGCGATCGCCAGATCGCTCTCGACCGATCCCGACGTGATCGTCGCCGACGAACCGACGGGTGAACTCGACACGGCGACCAGCGAATCCGTTCTCGACGTCCTGACGAGCGTCGCCGACGATCGCGCCGTCGTGATGGCGTCGCACGACCCGACGACGCTCGCGTGGACGGATCGGACGATCACCCTCTGTGATGGGTCGATCGTCGACGAGACGGACCAGGACGAGCCACGTCGGGCGCGACCGGCGATCGGCGCAAGCGGTGGAGACGATCCGTGA
- a CDS encoding ABC transporter permease, whose protein sequence is MTDDEPGPNDRTRPRTHGDPDGRRRSRTSGLIRIALARFRGQLTGVQSGKSTAIVVAVALTLALLVVVTGLALALVDGGGTSQTDADVSIEPADGGSLSSVNGIESPRLANATAHTAELRAADGVDRATPVLVEPVAVRSETASTADPSAYTRLLAIGVDPAVDAGSVAGLPLDALGDGDDGADDADGRRSESGAENESAAGTLGARSAGLVLSETAANRLDVTVGEAVVVTSGTETYQLPVTAVEPTTGDDEAPVALVDRDALMTFAGSADASLADRILLWGDEGAAERAAADAYPAAAVEPTDSIHPAALFENDLALATSLVATIVALVVCALFIATTAGMAVAEDRPQLAILSAIGFSGASRLAIVTTAILTTVIGGSVLGVVLGIGVGYGVNALAGVLFATGSVVVFHPLVVPYTVVVAVVAGLLALPYPLSIAARTDVLAAVDG, encoded by the coding sequence GTGACGGACGACGAGCCCGGACCCAACGACAGAACGCGACCGCGAACCCACGGCGACCCAGACGGGCGCCGACGGAGTCGAACGAGCGGGCTCATCCGAATCGCACTCGCTCGCTTTCGCGGACAACTCACCGGTGTCCAGTCCGGAAAGTCGACAGCGATCGTCGTCGCCGTCGCACTCACGCTCGCGCTGCTGGTCGTCGTCACCGGACTGGCCCTGGCGCTCGTCGACGGCGGCGGCACGTCACAGACCGACGCCGACGTCAGTATCGAACCGGCGGACGGCGGATCGCTCTCGTCCGTAAACGGCATCGAATCACCACGGCTCGCGAACGCGACTGCACATACGGCGGAACTCCGGGCCGCAGACGGCGTTGATCGAGCGACACCGGTCCTCGTCGAACCGGTGGCCGTTCGGTCGGAGACGGCGTCGACAGCCGATCCATCCGCGTACACACGGCTTCTGGCCATCGGCGTCGATCCGGCGGTCGACGCTGGAAGCGTGGCTGGACTCCCACTCGACGCGCTCGGCGACGGCGACGACGGAGCGGATGATGCAGACGGTCGGAGAAGCGAATCCGGGGCGGAGAACGAATCGGCGGCTGGGACCCTCGGCGCGCGGTCGGCCGGGCTCGTCCTCTCCGAGACGGCCGCTAATCGGCTCGACGTGACCGTCGGAGAGGCGGTGGTCGTCACCAGTGGAACCGAAACGTACCAGCTCCCGGTGACTGCAGTCGAGCCGACGACTGGCGACGACGAAGCGCCCGTCGCGCTGGTCGATCGGGACGCCCTCATGACCTTCGCTGGCAGCGCCGACGCCTCGTTAGCCGACCGGATCCTCCTCTGGGGCGACGAGGGCGCCGCCGAACGCGCAGCGGCTGACGCGTACCCGGCAGCCGCCGTGGAGCCGACCGACTCGATCCATCCCGCCGCGCTGTTCGAGAACGACCTCGCGCTCGCGACGAGCCTCGTCGCGACGATCGTCGCCCTGGTCGTCTGTGCGCTGTTTATCGCGACGACCGCCGGGATGGCCGTCGCCGAAGACCGCCCGCAACTCGCGATCCTCTCGGCGATCGGTTTCTCGGGAGCGAGCCGGCTCGCCATCGTGACGACGGCGATTCTCACCACGGTCATCGGCGGCTCGGTGCTCGGAGTGGTCCTCGGGATCGGTGTCGGATACGGCGTGAACGCCCTGGCTGGCGTGCTGTTCGCCACTGGATCGGTGGTGGTCTTTCACCCGCTGGTCGTTCCCTACACCGTGGTCGTCGCGGTCGTCGCCGGCCTGCTCGCACTGCCGTACCCGCTCAGTATCGCGGCCAGAACCGACGTGCTCGCGGCGGTGGACGGATGA
- a CDS encoding ABC transporter permease, whose protein sequence is MIGWLVRASATVGLAKAQLQRSPGRTALAVGAVTLAVLSVTLFASLGVGVVSVGQDRVEDAQRDVWITSDGAEAGVENGIVGAHAISAELNQREDVTRAAPIGLHTTYVGTERDALEPITAVGVYETHGGFDFESGSGFEGGDEIASPSADPGATDIVLDPTVADDIGVSVGDTVYVSVDANGDSARAFTVVGTADLYSQYLGSPTVTMRLAELQALAGSRGSDRATFVTVDVTDGTDRAALRDELAATYPQYDVRTSDDQFVAMVRDRALVVTSGVALVGLAVVGGIVLTANLFVLVAYQQRRELAALRAIGLSRTVLSGLVGMQGLVIGAAGGGLALVLTGPIAGRLNELVAQVVGFESLLQTTPAVYGLGAVVAVTIGAVAAFVGGWSASRYATVEQLDGYA, encoded by the coding sequence ATGATCGGGTGGCTCGTCCGGGCGAGTGCGACCGTGGGACTGGCGAAGGCACAGCTGCAGCGTTCACCGGGGCGAACCGCGCTCGCGGTCGGCGCCGTCACGCTGGCCGTGCTCTCGGTGACCCTGTTCGCGAGTCTCGGTGTCGGCGTCGTCTCCGTCGGCCAGGATCGCGTCGAGGACGCCCAGCGCGACGTCTGGATCACGAGCGACGGGGCGGAGGCAGGCGTCGAAAACGGTATCGTCGGCGCTCACGCCATCAGTGCGGAGCTGAACCAGCGCGAGGACGTCACGAGGGCGGCGCCCATCGGGTTGCACACGACGTACGTCGGGACCGAGCGAGACGCCCTCGAGCCGATCACGGCCGTCGGCGTCTACGAAACGCACGGCGGCTTCGACTTCGAGTCGGGCTCCGGCTTCGAGGGCGGCGACGAAATCGCCTCCCCGTCCGCCGACCCGGGAGCGACCGACATCGTCCTCGACCCGACTGTCGCGGACGACATCGGCGTCTCGGTTGGCGACACGGTCTACGTGAGCGTCGACGCGAACGGAGACTCGGCGAGAGCGTTCACCGTCGTCGGCACCGCCGACCTGTACTCGCAGTATCTGGGTTCACCGACCGTCACGATGCGCCTGGCAGAGTTGCAGGCACTCGCAGGAAGCCGAGGTTCCGACCGGGCGACGTTCGTGACCGTCGACGTCACGGACGGAACGGACCGGGCGGCACTCAGGGACGAACTCGCCGCGACGTACCCCCAGTACGACGTGCGAACGAGTGACGACCAGTTCGTGGCGATGGTCAGGGATCGCGCGCTCGTCGTCACGAGCGGCGTCGCCCTGGTCGGCCTGGCCGTCGTCGGCGGGATCGTCCTCACGGCGAACCTCTTCGTCCTCGTCGCCTACCAGCAGCGCCGGGAACTCGCCGCGCTCCGAGCGATCGGGCTGTCACGAACGGTGCTGTCCGGCCTCGTCGGCATGCAGGGGCTCGTCATCGGCGCCGCAGGGGGCGGGCTCGCACTGGTCCTCACCGGGCCGATCGCCGGCCGGTTGAACGAGCTGGTTGCACAGGTCGTCGGATTCGAGTCGCTCTTGCAGACCACGCCTGCCGTCTACGGCCTCGGCGCAGTCGTCGCCGTGACGATCGGCGCCGTCGCGGCCTTCGTCGGCGGCTGGTCGGCCAGTCGCTACGCGACCGTCGAACAGCTAGACGGCTACGCGTAG
- a CDS encoding alanyl-tRNA editing protein yields the protein MTDLQYLPAADDVTEFTATVTDATDDYLVLDGTYFYPEGGGQPADHGRLEWDGGAATVTNVRKDHGDVRHEVETIEGAVPEPGTDVTGEIDAERRDRLRRMHTAQHVVSRVVLDEYGASTAGNQIHPDRSRIDFEPADFDEDDVEMIQERSNAAIERDLSVTKENRARADVEREVDEGRSLLELIPDHVDPLRVVAIEDWDMCPCGGTHVDRLGEIGRIELTDRTPKGADVERIEFELHEP from the coding sequence ATGACCGACCTCCAATATCTGCCGGCGGCGGACGACGTCACCGAGTTCACCGCGACCGTCACCGACGCGACCGACGACTACCTCGTCCTCGACGGCACCTACTTCTATCCCGAGGGCGGCGGTCAGCCGGCCGATCACGGCCGCCTCGAGTGGGATGGAGGTGCAGCGACCGTGACGAACGTCCGGAAGGACCACGGCGACGTCAGACACGAAGTCGAGACGATCGAGGGCGCCGTCCCCGAACCGGGAACCGACGTCACCGGTGAGATCGACGCAGAACGCCGGGACCGATTACGTCGGATGCACACCGCCCAACACGTCGTCTCTCGCGTCGTCCTCGACGAATACGGTGCATCGACGGCCGGCAACCAGATTCACCCCGATCGCTCCCGCATCGACTTCGAACCGGCCGACTTCGACGAGGACGACGTGGAAATGATTCAGGAACGCTCGAACGCGGCGATCGAACGAGACCTCTCGGTCACCAAGGAAAACCGAGCGCGAGCGGACGTCGAGCGCGAGGTCGACGAGGGCCGGTCGCTGCTGGAGTTGATCCCCGATCACGTCGATCCGCTCCGCGTCGTCGCCATCGAGGACTGGGACATGTGTCCCTGCGGCGGCACCCACGTCGACCGACTCGGGGAGATCGGGCGGATCGAACTCACGGATCGTACCCCGAAGGGGGCCGACGTCGAACGGATCGAATTCGAACTCCACGAACCGTAG
- a CDS encoding HalOD1 output domain-containing protein yields the protein MDSSHQADATPSMDDGLSHRVVYAVAEREDVEPEALDPPLYSALDPEALDRLWESDHDSSLSLSFRYLGYRIDVDVDGTITVEE from the coding sequence ATGGACAGTTCCCACCAGGCTGACGCCACTCCGTCGATGGACGATGGGCTCAGCCATCGCGTCGTGTACGCCGTCGCCGAGCGTGAGGACGTCGAACCCGAAGCGCTCGACCCGCCACTATACTCGGCACTCGATCCGGAGGCGCTCGATCGCCTCTGGGAGTCCGATCACGACTCGTCGCTCTCGCTCTCGTTTCGCTACCTCGGCTACCGGATCGACGTCGACGTCGACGGGACCATCACCGTCGAGGAGTAA
- the proS gene encoding proline--tRNA ligase — MSEDAQDLGITESKSHKPGEWYAEVVQKADLADYAPMGGFIVTKPRGYALWEGIQDALDGWFKETGVDNAYFPMFIPESFLEREKDIVEGFDPEVAWVTQGGHDELEERLAVRPTSESIIAPFMADWIRSHRDLPMRLNQWCSVVRWEATETKPFFRTKEFLWQEGHTAHATDGEAWEEVWTRLDQYARVLEEVLAVPVLRGKKPDHDKFPGAETTTCVEALMPDGKSVQSATSHHLGQSFAEAFDITFADEDEDEQTAFTTSWGLSWRALGAMIMTHSDDQGLVLPPTIAPTQVVIVPIWQADTKDAVLDYSEGIAADLEAAGFSVELDDRDERNPGFKFNEHELNGVPLRLEIGPNEVDDEEVTLVHRPDSEQTVADRDGIVDAVDAHLDEIFEKLYDAAATNLDENVREAHSPEEILGTIGRHGGYVKTPWCGDEACETVIKDEIAAEIVMQPVDEQGGDSAGEPVRPDADATCGVCDEPADEIAYFAKSY, encoded by the coding sequence ATGAGCGAGGACGCGCAGGATCTCGGGATCACCGAGTCCAAGTCACACAAGCCCGGCGAGTGGTACGCGGAAGTCGTCCAGAAGGCGGATCTGGCCGACTACGCGCCGATGGGCGGCTTTATCGTCACCAAGCCCCGGGGGTACGCCCTCTGGGAGGGGATTCAGGACGCACTCGACGGCTGGTTCAAGGAGACCGGCGTCGACAACGCCTACTTCCCGATGTTCATCCCGGAGAGTTTCCTCGAACGCGAGAAGGACATCGTCGAAGGGTTCGACCCCGAGGTCGCCTGGGTCACGCAGGGCGGTCACGACGAACTCGAAGAACGCCTCGCGGTGCGCCCGACCAGCGAGTCGATCATCGCACCGTTCATGGCCGACTGGATTCGCAGCCACCGAGACCTGCCGATGCGACTCAATCAGTGGTGCTCGGTCGTCCGCTGGGAGGCCACGGAGACCAAGCCCTTCTTCCGCACCAAGGAGTTCCTCTGGCAGGAGGGCCACACCGCCCACGCGACCGACGGCGAGGCTTGGGAGGAAGTCTGGACCCGACTCGACCAGTACGCGCGCGTGCTAGAGGAGGTCCTCGCGGTCCCCGTTCTCAGGGGGAAGAAGCCGGACCACGACAAGTTCCCCGGTGCGGAGACGACAACCTGCGTCGAGGCGCTGATGCCCGACGGCAAGTCCGTCCAGAGCGCGACCAGTCACCACCTCGGCCAGAGTTTCGCCGAGGCGTTCGACATCACCTTCGCCGACGAAGACGAGGACGAACAGACCGCGTTCACCACCTCGTGGGGACTGTCCTGGCGCGCACTGGGCGCGATGATCATGACCCACTCCGACGATCAGGGGCTGGTTCTCCCGCCCACGATCGCCCCTACGCAGGTCGTCATCGTCCCCATCTGGCAGGCCGACACGAAGGACGCCGTCCTCGACTACTCCGAGGGCATCGCCGCAGACCTGGAGGCCGCCGGCTTCAGCGTCGAACTCGACGACCGCGACGAGCGAAATCCCGGCTTCAAGTTCAACGAACACGAACTCAACGGCGTCCCGCTCCGCCTCGAGATCGGGCCGAACGAGGTCGACGACGAGGAGGTTACGCTCGTCCACCGTCCCGACAGTGAACAGACCGTCGCCGATCGCGACGGTATCGTCGACGCGGTCGACGCCCACCTCGACGAGATCTTCGAGAAGCTCTACGACGCGGCTGCGACGAATCTCGACGAGAACGTCCGGGAAGCCCACTCCCCCGAGGAGATCCTCGGCACGATCGGCCGACATGGTGGCTACGTGAAGACGCCGTGGTGCGGCGACGAGGCCTGCGAGACGGTTATCAAAGACGAAATCGCCGCGGAGATCGTCATGCAACCCGTCGACGAGCAGGGCGGCGACTCCGCGGGCGAACCCGTCCGCCCCGACGCGGATGCGACGTGCGGCGTCTGTGACGAACCCGCCGACGAGATCGCGTACTTCGCGAAGTCGTACTGA
- a CDS encoding HIT family protein has translation MSCPFCAIVAGDEPATIVDETEETLAFAPLDPVSEGHLLVVPKAHYESLFDIPRPALDAVVAHTKTIACRLRAAEFDGVNLLHASGEAAQQSVSHFHLHVAPRRADDCLDLWPESGHEETNASLTYEHVRRALEEPGDGR, from the coding sequence ATGTCCTGTCCGTTCTGTGCGATTGTCGCGGGTGACGAACCGGCCACGATCGTCGACGAGACGGAGGAAACCCTGGCGTTCGCTCCACTCGATCCCGTTTCTGAGGGACACCTGCTCGTTGTACCGAAAGCACACTACGAGAGTCTTTTCGACATCCCGAGGCCGGCACTCGACGCAGTCGTGGCTCATACGAAGACGATCGCCTGCCGACTGCGGGCAGCGGAGTTCGATGGGGTGAACCTGCTTCACGCCAGCGGTGAGGCAGCCCAGCAGTCTGTCTCGCACTTTCACCTTCACGTCGCACCGCGACGAGCGGACGACTGTCTGGACCTGTGGCCGGAATCTGGCCACGAGGAAACCAATGCGTCTCTCACGTACGAACACGTACGGAGGGCACTAGAAGAACCGGGTGACGGTCGATGA